In Bacillus cereus ATCC 14579, a single window of DNA contains:
- a CDS encoding M56 family metallopeptidase has translation MINTLINVYLPHFFDWLIETSLMASILVGFILCIKVLFRNKLTPRWQYMLWIVLMIRLLLPWSPDSSYSIYSLLSYSSSVSEVIPKNMPATENIVNIESERKVELKSNSKMVTKTSEPEVKVSSEKQTTFSLYKLALYVWIAGLIILAVITFLTNSRLYSYIKKQPDITDEQAITVFNRCKQSMKMKKAVSLRLAGKIASPTVFSFFRPKVLLSKKHMKVLNEQQLQYVFYHELAHIKRNDVAVNWIMYSLILLNWFNPILWYAYFCMREDQELACDAYALTFIDKEEQIAYGHTIITLLEHYSYQVPSLANLSRNKRTLKRRIVMIKKFQKKSYRLSLLGVIAIAAIAGGFLLNARITEGDERQEEKIVEKKQHKAAFEEAIETVLGTPENASREWGMSIKSYKMNTDFLYLAEKNFTKEEFEQYVQLFKEAQEIHKKAMVKKNVPENYDGDTKEYKPERLKKADQERLATIEKTLKPLEDKLEKSLTYTIEEAKEHVPYQIKQPTYIPEGYELKREWADSYFGRDVELVIKSEYTKGKYGFTIYQSRMYMDGNGNGGKDPLHYMMPGEENLESYSLDGKGMVYNKSSHGEGKLRGLKMFVPAQGKNSDYQIVIVNDIFTRDTKIYEEIIDDELTKKEMEKILLSMSK, from the coding sequence TATTAGTCGGATTTATTTTATGTATAAAAGTGCTATTTAGAAATAAATTAACCCCCCGGTGGCAATATATGCTGTGGATCGTATTAATGATAAGACTCCTTTTACCGTGGTCGCCAGATAGCTCTTATAGCATTTACTCATTACTTTCTTATAGTTCTAGCGTATCGGAAGTTATTCCAAAAAATATGCCGGCTACTGAGAATATAGTAAACATAGAAAGCGAACGAAAAGTGGAATTGAAATCAAATTCTAAAATGGTAACAAAAACTAGCGAACCGGAAGTAAAAGTCAGTTCGGAAAAACAGACTACATTTTCTTTATACAAACTTGCTTTGTATGTTTGGATAGCTGGGTTAATCATATTAGCGGTCATCACGTTTCTTACAAATAGCCGTTTATATTCTTACATAAAGAAACAACCGGATATTACGGATGAACAGGCCATTACAGTGTTTAATCGCTGTAAGCAATCTATGAAAATGAAGAAGGCGGTTTCGTTACGTCTAGCGGGAAAGATTGCGAGCCCAACTGTGTTTAGTTTCTTTCGTCCGAAAGTATTACTATCAAAAAAACATATGAAAGTATTAAATGAGCAACAATTACAATATGTCTTTTACCATGAGTTAGCTCATATTAAGAGAAACGATGTAGCTGTAAATTGGATTATGTACAGTTTAATCCTATTAAATTGGTTCAATCCGATTCTTTGGTACGCCTATTTTTGTATGCGAGAAGATCAAGAATTAGCCTGTGATGCATATGCACTTACTTTTATAGATAAAGAGGAACAAATTGCATACGGACATACAATTATTACCCTTCTAGAACACTATTCCTATCAAGTACCAAGCCTAGCAAATTTAAGTAGAAATAAACGAACACTAAAAAGGAGAATCGTTATGATTAAAAAATTCCAAAAGAAATCGTATCGCCTTTCTTTACTTGGAGTGATTGCGATAGCAGCTATAGCAGGCGGATTTTTATTAAATGCAAGGATAACTGAGGGAGATGAAAGACAGGAAGAAAAGATTGTAGAAAAAAAGCAACATAAAGCGGCTTTTGAAGAAGCGATAGAAACAGTATTAGGTACACCAGAGAATGCAAGTAGAGAATGGGGTATGTCGATAAAGTCATATAAAATGAATACAGATTTTTTGTATTTGGCAGAAAAGAATTTTACGAAAGAAGAATTTGAGCAGTATGTTCAATTATTTAAGGAAGCGCAAGAAATTCATAAGAAAGCAATGGTTAAGAAAAATGTGCCTGAGAATTATGATGGAGATACAAAGGAATATAAACCTGAACGCTTGAAGAAAGCTGATCAAGAAAGACTAGCTACTATTGAGAAGACATTAAAGCCGCTTGAAGATAAGCTGGAGAAGTCTTTAACATATACTATAGAAGAAGCAAAAGAACATGTACCGTATCAAATTAAGCAGCCGACTTATATACCAGAAGGTTATGAGCTAAAGAGAGAATGGGCTGACTCATATTTTGGAAGAGATGTAGAATTAGTTATTAAATCAGAATATACAAAAGGGAAATATGGTTTTACGATTTATCAGTCAAGGATGTATATGGATGGTAATGGTAATGGTGGTAAGGATCCACTACACTATATGATGCCTGGAGAAGAGAATTTAGAAAGTTATAGTTTAGACGGGAAAGGAATGGTCTATAATAAATCTTCTCATGGAGAGGGGAAGTTAAGAGGCCTTAAAATGTTTGTACCAGCACAAGGTAAGAATAGTGATTATCAAATTGTCATAGTGAATGATATTTTTACAAGAGATACAAAGATATACGAAGAGATAATCGATGATGAGCTAACTAAGAAAGAAATGGAGAAAATATTACTTTCTATGTCAAAATAA
- a CDS encoding TetR/AcrR family transcriptional regulator has protein sequence MAIDRKRSIIEAATKSFSAFGYKATTMDQVAKLANVGKGTIYTFFKNKEELFGEIISNLITEMKQVAESAIRSDVSFFENVHRALYSILEFRKEHQLMIKLIQEERDMGTKEVQEVMQQVDVEIVSVIQSYLKIAIEKGEISKCDPEITAFIMLRLYVSLIFDWEKNHEPLEKEKIAELFELYLLKGLSN, from the coding sequence GTGGCGATAGATCGAAAACGTTCTATTATTGAAGCTGCAACAAAGTCTTTTTCAGCGTTCGGTTATAAAGCAACAACGATGGATCAAGTAGCGAAGTTAGCGAATGTAGGAAAAGGAACGATTTATACTTTTTTCAAAAATAAAGAAGAGCTATTTGGTGAAATTATTTCTAATTTAATTACAGAAATGAAGCAAGTTGCAGAAAGTGCAATTCGTTCAGATGTTTCATTTTTTGAAAATGTACATAGAGCATTATATAGCATCTTGGAATTTAGAAAAGAACATCAGCTCATGATTAAATTAATTCAAGAAGAGCGCGATATGGGAACGAAAGAAGTACAAGAAGTTATGCAACAAGTTGATGTGGAAATCGTTTCTGTTATTCAATCGTATTTAAAGATTGCGATTGAAAAAGGTGAAATTAGCAAATGTGATCCAGAAATTACAGCATTTATTATGCTGCGTCTATATGTATCGCTTATTTTTGATTGGGAAAAAAATCACGAACCGCTAGAAAAAGAAAAAATTGCAGAGTTATTTGAACTTTATTTATTAAAAGGATTGTCAAACTAA
- a CDS encoding YhgE/Pip family protein, translating into MKGNQLLRKEFTEIIKSKKILIPIIAVLFVPILYAGMFLWAFWDPYKQLDDLPVAVVNLDKGAVFDGKPIEVGKGLVDNLKDNKSFKWEFVSEKEAKKGMEGRKYYMLVRIPDDFSSNATTLLKDNPKPLNLEYIPNESLNFLSSQIGGTAIEKIKTEVSSTLTKTYAEKMFDSIKDVSKGLADGAEGASKLHDGSSELHDGSSKVTDGLHTLQGKSGEMKDGVGRLIDGSGKVTDGLYTLQGKSGEMTVGINKLLDGSGQVTSGLYTLQGKSGEMETGINKLLDGSGQVTDGSSKVTNGLNVLNGKTGEMKSGITELVNGAGQLYGGSSQVNSGLNLLVNKSGELQKWIGNLSDGSGQLYGGLKELEDKSIELNNGLKSVSAGSNKLEKGTGELSSGLEKLDGTKNQLEEGAQKIQQGLQDLNNQVHSVVTNQSNEQKSSNTVQQVNAEINKTVESVGQLKEDSLSNVENANQMTKDVAALKEQIASLPQEYQDKLEPFIANVKKSTEAVQKKSTELVGTTNTANKNVLELKSVMSEEREGAQIKVSSPENLNGLVAGIEKLAKEQNKFLANFQGFGQGLGVAKLGANNVTEGSKELNVGVSKLAENGPKLVSGVNELKNGAGKLSGGLGELSTGSNQLITGVNQLADGSGKVTNGLEKLNGGLGELSIGANQMAVGINQLAGGASQVTEGSGQVTTGLGTLSGGTGQLVDGVNKLANGSGQVTTGLGTLSGGTGQLVDGVNKLANGSGQVTTGLGTLSNGSTQLIDGVNKLADGSGKVTDGLVKVNDGSSELAEKLGEGAEKTGEVKGTDKTYDMFASPVKVKTEKMAEVPNYGTGFTPYFLSLGLFVGALLLSIVYPLRDTVGVPKSGFSWFISKFGVLLSVGIIQAIVADVILLFGLGVEVQSIPYFILFSIITSLAFIALIQCLVTAFGDAGRFIAIITLIMQLTTSAGTFPLELIPKFLQPFNAWLPMTYSVSGLKAVVSSGDFDFMWQNIGMLMIFIVVLSLGTIASLTLMHKRQFKNVAENQSVEA; encoded by the coding sequence ATGAAAGGGAATCAGTTACTTCGGAAAGAGTTCACGGAAATTATAAAAAGTAAAAAAATATTAATTCCAATTATTGCGGTCTTATTCGTACCGATTTTATATGCAGGGATGTTTTTGTGGGCCTTTTGGGATCCGTATAAACAGTTAGATGACTTACCAGTTGCAGTAGTCAATTTAGATAAAGGCGCAGTATTTGATGGGAAACCAATTGAGGTCGGAAAAGGGCTCGTTGATAATTTAAAAGATAATAAAAGTTTTAAATGGGAGTTCGTAAGTGAAAAAGAAGCGAAGAAAGGAATGGAAGGTAGAAAGTATTACATGTTAGTGCGCATTCCAGATGACTTCTCAAGTAACGCTACAACGTTACTAAAAGACAATCCAAAGCCATTAAACTTAGAGTACATTCCAAATGAAAGTTTAAACTTCTTATCTTCACAAATTGGAGGAACAGCCATTGAAAAGATTAAAACTGAAGTATCAAGCACGTTAACGAAAACATATGCAGAGAAAATGTTCGATTCTATTAAAGACGTCTCAAAAGGATTAGCAGATGGAGCGGAAGGGGCAAGTAAACTACACGACGGATCAAGTGAATTGCATGATGGTTCAAGTAAAGTGACGGATGGCCTTCATACACTTCAAGGGAAATCAGGGGAGATGAAGGATGGAGTTGGTAGGTTAATAGATGGCTCTGGAAAAGTGACAGATGGCCTTTATACGTTGCAAGGAAAATCAGGGGAAATGACAGTTGGTATTAATAAACTGTTAGATGGCTCAGGTCAGGTAACATCTGGTTTGTATACGTTGCAAGGGAAATCAGGGGAGATGGAAACAGGTATTAATAAATTGTTAGATGGCTCAGGTCAGGTAACAGATGGCTCAAGTAAAGTAACCAATGGTTTAAATGTATTAAACGGTAAAACAGGAGAAATGAAGAGTGGAATTACTGAACTAGTAAATGGAGCAGGGCAGCTTTACGGTGGTTCTAGTCAAGTTAATAGTGGTTTAAATTTACTTGTTAATAAATCGGGTGAGTTACAAAAATGGATAGGAAATCTTTCTGATGGATCAGGGCAATTGTATGGTGGTTTAAAAGAATTAGAGGATAAATCTATTGAATTAAATAATGGCTTGAAAAGTGTGTCTGCAGGCTCTAACAAATTAGAAAAAGGTACAGGCGAACTTTCAAGTGGTTTAGAGAAACTAGATGGTACAAAAAATCAATTAGAAGAAGGCGCACAAAAAATTCAGCAAGGTTTGCAAGATTTAAATAATCAAGTACACAGTGTTGTAACGAATCAATCAAATGAACAGAAATCATCCAATACAGTACAGCAAGTAAATGCAGAGATAAATAAAACAGTGGAAAGCGTTGGGCAACTAAAAGAAGATTCGCTATCTAATGTAGAGAATGCAAATCAAATGACAAAAGATGTTGCAGCTTTGAAAGAACAAATCGCAAGTCTCCCACAAGAATATCAAGATAAGTTAGAACCATTTATAGCAAATGTTAAGAAAAGCACAGAGGCAGTTCAAAAGAAATCAACAGAACTTGTAGGGACAACAAATACAGCAAATAAAAATGTATTAGAGTTAAAAAGTGTAATGAGTGAGGAGAGAGAGGGAGCACAAATAAAGGTATCAAGTCCAGAAAATCTAAATGGTTTAGTAGCTGGTATCGAAAAATTAGCAAAAGAGCAAAATAAATTTCTTGCTAATTTCCAAGGATTTGGTCAAGGATTAGGGGTAGCAAAACTTGGAGCAAATAATGTAACAGAGGGAAGTAAAGAATTAAATGTTGGTGTTAGCAAATTGGCTGAAAATGGGCCGAAGCTTGTAAGTGGAGTTAATGAATTGAAAAATGGTGCAGGTAAGCTAAGTGGTGGCTTAGGTGAATTATCTACAGGATCCAATCAATTAATTACAGGTGTAAATCAATTAGCGGATGGCTCTGGAAAAGTGACAAATGGTTTAGAAAAACTAAATGGTGGTTTAGGTGAATTATCTATCGGCGCCAATCAAATGGCAGTGGGGATAAATCAGTTAGCAGGGGGAGCTAGTCAAGTCACAGAAGGCTCCGGCCAAGTAACAACAGGCTTAGGCACATTATCAGGGGGAACAGGTCAACTAGTTGATGGAGTAAACAAGTTAGCAAACGGTTCCGGTCAAGTAACAACAGGCTTAGGCACATTATCAGGAGGAACAGGTCAATTAGTTGATGGAGTAAACAAGTTAGCAAACGGTTCCGGTCAAGTAACAACAGGCTTAGGCACATTATCAAATGGCTCAACCCAGCTAATCGACGGAGTAAATAAACTAGCAGACGGATCAGGAAAAGTAACTGATGGACTAGTGAAAGTAAACGATGGTTCAAGTGAACTTGCAGAGAAACTTGGCGAAGGAGCAGAAAAAACTGGTGAAGTAAAAGGGACGGATAAAACGTATGATATGTTTGCAAGTCCTGTAAAAGTGAAGACGGAGAAAATGGCGGAAGTTCCTAACTACGGAACTGGATTTACGCCGTATTTCCTATCACTCGGTTTATTCGTTGGGGCATTACTATTATCAATCGTATATCCATTACGTGATACAGTAGGAGTTCCAAAATCAGGATTTAGTTGGTTTATTAGTAAGTTCGGTGTTTTACTATCAGTTGGTATTATTCAAGCGATAGTAGCAGATGTTATATTACTGTTCGGATTGGGTGTAGAAGTACAAAGCATTCCATACTTCATACTCTTTAGTATCATTACAAGTTTAGCATTTATCGCATTAATTCAATGTTTAGTAACAGCATTCGGTGATGCAGGCCGTTTTATTGCCATTATCACATTAATTATGCAGCTTACAACGAGTGCCGGAACATTCCCGCTAGAATTGATTCCGAAGTTTTTACAACCATTCAATGCTTGGTTACCGATGACATACTCTGTATCAGGATTGAAAGCAGTCGTATCGAGTGGAGACTTTGACTTCATG